A stretch of Candidatus Hydrogenedentota bacterium DNA encodes these proteins:
- a CDS encoding chemotaxis protein CheX, with protein MSSSLKLELIAPFIDATKEAFSTMIGMQIRRKEVFIKQGYDMYGDVSGVMGLSGTTTGTCALSMPAELAERAIRAMLMTPDDEMLAESEIRDGVGELINMIAGGAKTRLAGTMYKFNMTLPTIISGGKHEVFHRSGTYCVVIVFENVERESFALDVCISVK; from the coding sequence ATGTCTTCATCCCTGAAACTGGAGCTTATCGCTCCTTTTATCGACGCCACCAAGGAAGCCTTCTCCACCATGATCGGCATGCAGATCCGCCGGAAGGAGGTTTTTATCAAGCAGGGTTATGACATGTACGGGGATGTCAGTGGCGTTATGGGGCTGTCGGGCACGACCACGGGCACCTGCGCGCTCAGTATGCCCGCGGAACTGGCGGAGCGCGCGATTCGGGCCATGCTCATGACGCCGGATGATGAAATGCTTGCGGAATCAGAGATACGCGACGGGGTGGGCGAACTTATCAATATGATTGCGGGCGGCGCCAAGACCAGGCTCGCGGGAACGATGTACAAGTTCAATATGACCCTGCCCACCATCATTTCGGGCGGCAAGCATGAAGTGTTTCACCGCAGCGGCACGTATTGTGTCGTTATCGTTTTTGAGAATGTGGAACGGGAGTCTTTCGCCCTTGATGTTTGCATCTCGGTGAAGTAG
- the dnaN gene encoding DNA polymerase III subunit beta: MKITIPRQDLLDAVNKVKSIVSSKSALPILSHILIETGEANIKLAATDLKVSIECTVDCTVERPGALTVSSQRISSMLSEMPNEDITLNLMDNNVIEITCGRIDTKLFSMSPDEFPPIRSFEGIEPLTLKQGTLKKLFLRSSFAICNDQARYNLTGLLFEIADGKITVVATDGRRMSLNRELEGIPSDREAKVIIPSKMIHELERLLDEDEMAQIFLDESQIAFVFNNLRMVSALIEGTFPNYNMVIPAKHDKEILVNTERFTEAVRRTRTMTNDKFNSVRFGFGKGVMTLKVVTPEVGEYEEELPIDYDGDKVEIAFNPDFVLDVLRRMESDQVALVVKDAMSPGILKPCTDAPDDTYINVVMPIRI, from the coding sequence ATGAAGATTACGATCCCGCGACAGGATTTGCTGGATGCCGTCAATAAGGTCAAGAGCATCGTCTCTTCCAAATCCGCTTTGCCCATTCTCTCGCATATCCTGATTGAAACGGGCGAAGCCAACATTAAGCTGGCGGCCACCGATCTCAAGGTCAGCATCGAATGCACGGTGGATTGCACCGTGGAACGTCCGGGCGCCCTCACCGTATCTTCCCAGCGCATTTCCTCCATGCTTTCCGAAATGCCCAACGAAGACATCACGCTCAACCTGATGGACAACAACGTCATCGAAATCACCTGCGGGCGAATCGATACGAAGCTCTTCAGCATGTCGCCGGATGAATTCCCGCCCATCCGCAGCTTTGAGGGCATAGAACCCCTTACGCTCAAGCAGGGGACCTTGAAGAAGCTGTTCCTGCGCTCTTCCTTCGCCATCTGCAACGACCAGGCGCGCTATAACCTCACCGGCCTGCTTTTTGAGATAGCGGACGGCAAAATCACCGTTGTGGCCACGGACGGGCGCCGGATGAGCTTGAATCGCGAGTTGGAGGGCATTCCCTCGGACCGTGAGGCCAAGGTAATCATTCCCTCGAAGATGATCCACGAGCTGGAGCGCCTGCTGGATGAAGACGAGATGGCGCAGATCTTCCTCGACGAAAGCCAGATCGCCTTCGTGTTCAACAACCTCCGCATGGTTTCGGCCCTGATTGAAGGCACCTTCCCCAACTACAACATGGTGATTCCCGCCAAGCATGACAAGGAAATCCTCGTCAATACGGAGCGTTTCACCGAAGCCGTCCGGCGTACCCGCACCATGACCAACGACAAGTTCAATTCCGTGCGCTTCGGCTTCGGCAAGGGCGTGATGACGCTGAAGGTGGTGACCCCCGAAGTCGGCGAGTACGAGGAAGAGCTGCCTATCGATTATGATGGCGATAAGGTGGAAATTGCCTTTAACCCCGATTTCGTGCTGGATGTGCTGCGCCGGATGGAGTCCGATCAGGTGGCCCTGGTGGTGAAGGACGCCATGAGCCCGGGTATTCTCAAGCCCTGCACGGATGCACCGGATGATACCTACATCAACGTGGTGATGCCGATCCGGATCTGA
- a CDS encoding N-acetyltransferase — protein sequence MIRAATGHDGPSLASIYNPYVTDLVTSFEYGAVDDGEMTRRIETITARYPWLVYADGGEILGYAYASRWKERAAYHYCAETTIYLRRGAEGRGIGTQLYTELLRALPDHDVKIAIGCIALPNEASVALHEKLGFEKVGHFPAVGFKFDRWIDIGYWRKAL from the coding sequence ATGATTCGCGCGGCCACCGGACACGACGGTCCATCTCTAGCGTCGATTTACAATCCCTACGTTACCGACCTCGTTACCAGCTTCGAATATGGGGCCGTGGACGATGGGGAGATGACCCGCCGCATCGAAACCATTACCGCACGTTACCCCTGGCTGGTTTATGCGGATGGGGGAGAGATTCTCGGTTATGCCTATGCTTCGCGCTGGAAGGAACGGGCGGCCTATCACTACTGCGCCGAGACCACCATATATCTGCGCCGGGGCGCGGAGGGGCGGGGGATTGGTACGCAACTCTACACCGAACTTCTCCGTGCACTTCCCGACCACGATGTGAAGATTGCCATAGGCTGTATCGCCCTGCCCAATGAAGCCAGTGTGGCCCTCCACGAAAAGCTGGGCTTTGAAAAGGTTGGCCATTTTCCCGCCGTAGGCTTTAAATTTGATCGCTGGATCGACATCGGGTACTGGCGCAAGGCACTATGA
- the tadA gene encoding Flp pilus assembly complex ATPase component TadA encodes MNARRNSATLGENLVKQELITRDELNKAKEKEASTGTPWYKQLIQARKVSFNAVEDMLRYEFHSKAVHTVQQSMGDTLVGMGVLTQDKLEEALALQKRKGRLLGNILVEHGYATREDIARAFSLQHELPYTILEKTPSDTEALALIPESVARKNEIIPISLQGDRLDVLITSPQALDRLEAASIILGKRIHVSITACEDIKTELARRYGTLKENDASAATPPVRAARQAAKQLDEEVPVKSVHPSISKSVMENDTVNVNEEVEVERESARFEAIARAASGSSVIQMVTTIIEGAVNSGATDIHLDPQEPEMRVRYRIDGVLHDIMSIPEELENAVVSRIKIIAELDITDTRHPQDGHISLEVGDREFDVRVATLPTFLGERIVLRLLDQSSVLSGIRDLGLESDDEESLTRIIEQPYGMILVTGPTGSGKTTTLYAALNQKNVMTDSIVTIEDPVEYQLSGINQVQIDTDIDVTFANTLRAALRQDIDVLLVGEIRDSETARIAIRAAMTGHLVFSTLHTNDAPEAIATLRNMEVPAYLISSALTAVIGQRLVRTICRECVTSFKPAPTLLKSLGLPATTKKLFRGSGCDACYHTGNHGRTGIFEVLEITEPIRKLIYEEASAEVIMKAAKLTTMAMRCRQKVTEGLVNPEEFLRVIRT; translated from the coding sequence ATGAATGCGCGCAGAAACAGCGCTACACTCGGTGAAAATCTCGTCAAACAGGAGCTCATCACCCGCGATGAGCTCAACAAGGCCAAGGAAAAAGAAGCCAGTACCGGAACCCCATGGTACAAACAACTCATCCAGGCCAGAAAAGTGTCTTTCAACGCCGTTGAAGACATGCTCCGCTATGAATTCCATTCCAAAGCCGTTCATACGGTGCAGCAAAGCATGGGCGATACCCTGGTCGGTATGGGGGTATTGACCCAGGATAAGCTCGAAGAGGCCCTGGCCCTTCAGAAGCGCAAGGGCCGACTGCTGGGCAATATTCTTGTGGAACACGGCTATGCCACGCGGGAAGATATTGCCCGGGCCTTCAGTTTACAACACGAATTGCCCTATACCATCCTGGAGAAGACCCCCAGCGACACCGAAGCCCTCGCATTGATTCCGGAAAGCGTGGCCCGCAAGAATGAAATCATACCCATAAGCCTCCAGGGCGATCGGCTCGACGTGCTGATTACCAGCCCACAGGCTCTGGACCGGCTTGAAGCCGCAAGCATTATCCTGGGAAAACGAATCCACGTCAGCATTACCGCCTGCGAGGACATCAAGACCGAACTTGCCCGGCGCTATGGAACCTTGAAGGAAAACGACGCCAGTGCCGCGACCCCGCCGGTCCGTGCCGCCCGGCAGGCCGCAAAACAGCTCGATGAAGAAGTGCCTGTAAAATCCGTCCATCCATCTATAAGCAAATCGGTTATGGAGAATGATACCGTGAACGTTAATGAGGAAGTCGAAGTAGAGCGGGAGTCCGCGCGTTTTGAAGCCATTGCCCGGGCGGCGTCGGGAAGTTCCGTGATCCAGATGGTCACCACCATCATCGAGGGCGCCGTCAATTCCGGCGCCACCGACATCCACCTGGACCCCCAGGAACCCGAAATGCGCGTTCGATACCGCATCGACGGCGTGCTCCACGACATCATGAGTATTCCCGAAGAGCTCGAAAATGCCGTGGTTTCCCGCATCAAGATTATTGCCGAACTCGACATTACGGATACGCGCCACCCCCAGGACGGCCACATCAGCCTGGAGGTCGGCGACCGCGAGTTCGACGTGCGCGTTGCGACGCTGCCCACTTTCCTCGGCGAGCGCATTGTGCTCCGCCTCCTGGATCAATCTTCCGTGCTTTCCGGTATCCGCGATCTGGGCCTCGAATCCGACGATGAGGAAAGCCTGACCCGCATTATCGAACAGCCCTACGGCATGATCCTCGTCACGGGCCCCACGGGCAGCGGTAAGACCACGACCCTTTATGCGGCCCTGAATCAGAAAAACGTCATGACCGACAGTATCGTGACCATCGAAGATCCGGTGGAATACCAGCTTTCCGGCATCAATCAGGTGCAGATCGATACCGATATTGACGTCACCTTCGCCAATACGCTCCGCGCCGCCCTCCGCCAGGATATCGACGTGCTGCTCGTGGGCGAAATTCGAGATTCCGAGACCGCCCGCATCGCCATCCGCGCCGCCATGACCGGCCACCTTGTATTCAGCACCCTGCACACCAATGACGCGCCCGAGGCTATCGCCACCCTGCGCAACATGGAAGTGCCCGCCTATCTCATTTCCAGCGCCCTGACCGCCGTCATTGGCCAGCGGCTGGTCCGCACCATCTGCCGCGAGTGCGTCACGTCGTTCAAACCGGCGCCCACGCTGCTTAAATCCCTCGGTTTGCCCGCGACGACAAAGAAACTATTCCGCGGCAGCGGTTGCGACGCCTGCTACCACACGGGCAATCATGGTCGTACCGGTATTTTCGAGGTGCTGGAAATTACCGAGCCCATCCGCAAGCTGATTTACGAAGAAGCCAGCGCCGAAGTCATCATGAAAGCCGCAAAACTGACCACCATGGCCATGCGTTGTCGCCAGAAAGTGACGGAGGGCCTGGTGAATCCGGAAGAATTCCTGCGTGTTATCCGCACCTGA
- a CDS encoding sigma-70 family RNA polymerase sigma factor, with translation MTTETQVTHNNPDIDARPLLAEIKKGDPASCRPLIEHVERPLYNYLYWLTGDPERASELFQRTLALSVNNLARLRKAPSVKDWIFRTATLVALEHARRQQQQKRSSWDNILRGGMAPARDDKWSAWDDDASAVETERHDRNAALVNALKALTLKERAAVLLACVVGLHPAALGESLNLSRRRAERLLLDACDRIAQPSGVATASPVPKGLRDNIRRRQLNLLSPGRQRKLAAAIAALKEGAALAAAESATLEAIRELPEVHPPENLAAQTEDHLRAGHEAQEERIATWGFRFMQVTVPIFIIAIIAIILLPTISRSLEAARQAAGAENLETIGKALLEYSAQSEANQFPPMVTDVPGAWVPDLRQLYPRYIKDPALLVRPSLNDPELVKAMKNALEASPPDFNTAHALMARSYVYTGYVLLDEAALAAFKSALESPTPPDIQSDIDTADKMLRRLKKDVEYFFVAKRSDPLAAANTRAAIPIMFERVTASVFGRDPDSANVLYLDGHVEPVRFGSAFPVTPGVRELLGGG, from the coding sequence ATGACTACGGAAACGCAGGTTACCCATAACAATCCCGATATCGATGCGCGACCGCTTCTGGCCGAAATTAAGAAGGGCGATCCCGCCTCGTGCCGCCCCCTGATCGAGCATGTTGAGCGGCCGCTCTACAACTATCTCTATTGGCTCACCGGCGATCCCGAGCGCGCTTCGGAATTGTTCCAGCGCACCCTGGCGCTTTCGGTCAACAATCTCGCCCGGCTGCGCAAGGCGCCTTCCGTAAAGGACTGGATCTTCCGCACGGCCACCCTCGTAGCCCTGGAACACGCCCGTCGCCAGCAGCAGCAGAAGCGCTCTTCCTGGGACAACATCCTCCGGGGCGGCATGGCCCCCGCGCGGGATGACAAATGGTCCGCCTGGGACGATGACGCGTCGGCGGTGGAAACGGAACGCCACGACCGAAACGCCGCGCTCGTGAACGCCCTGAAAGCCCTTACCCTTAAGGAACGGGCCGCCGTGCTGCTGGCCTGCGTGGTCGGTCTGCATCCGGCCGCACTGGGCGAGAGTCTGAACCTCTCTCGCCGCCGCGCGGAAAGACTCCTCCTGGACGCCTGCGACCGCATTGCCCAGCCATCCGGGGTCGCCACCGCCTCACCCGTCCCGAAGGGCCTGCGCGACAACATCCGGCGCCGACAGCTCAATCTGCTTTCGCCCGGACGCCAGCGAAAGCTGGCCGCCGCCATTGCCGCCCTGAAGGAGGGCGCGGCGCTGGCCGCCGCGGAGAGCGCCACGCTGGAAGCCATTCGCGAACTTCCGGAGGTCCATCCCCCCGAAAACCTGGCCGCGCAGACGGAAGATCACCTCCGCGCCGGCCACGAGGCCCAGGAAGAGCGCATCGCCACCTGGGGCTTCCGTTTCATGCAGGTCACCGTGCCGATTTTTATTATTGCCATCATCGCCATTATCCTGCTGCCCACCATTTCCCGCTCTCTGGAAGCGGCCCGGCAGGCTGCGGGCGCGGAGAACCTGGAAACCATCGGTAAGGCGCTGCTGGAATACAGCGCCCAGTCGGAAGCCAACCAGTTTCCGCCCATGGTTACCGATGTGCCCGGCGCCTGGGTGCCCGATTTGCGACAGCTCTACCCGCGCTACATTAAAGATCCCGCCCTGCTGGTGCGGCCCAGCCTCAACGACCCCGAACTCGTAAAGGCCATGAAAAACGCCCTCGAAGCGAGTCCGCCGGACTTCAACACGGCCCACGCCCTCATGGCCCGCTCCTACGTCTACACCGGCTACGTCCTGCTCGACGAAGCGGCCCTGGCGGCCTTCAAATCCGCGCTGGAAAGCCCGACGCCACCCGATATCCAATCCGACATCGATACGGCGGACAAAATGCTCCGGCGCCTGAAGAAAGACGTGGAGTACTTCTTCGTCGCCAAACGCAGCGATCCCCTGGCCGCGGCCAATACCCGCGCGGCCATCCCCATCATGTTTGAGCGGGTCACCGCCAGTGTATTCGGGCGTGATCCGGACAGCGCCAATGTCCTCTATCTCGATGGCCACGTGGAACCCGTGCGATTCGGCTCGGCCTTTCCCGTAACCCCGGGCGTGCGGGAACTCCTCGGCGGGGGCTGA
- a CDS encoding Gfo/Idh/MocA family oxidoreductase, with amino-acid sequence MQHHDLTRRAFLAATTTATLSACATTKVNTANVVPGKISPNEKLNVAAVGIGGMGRNNIAACAATENIVALCDVDHNHAGKIFDLYPGAKRFVDYRDMFDKAGKDFDALIVATPDHTHAVICMAAIQNGKHLYCQKPLAHTLHEVRTITKAAREAGIQTQMGNQGHSSNEIRLVKEWIDDGAIGPVREVLAWSDRPVGGDPWSDFPIMARPTDTPPVPESLNWDLWIGPAPMRPYHPIYHPLSWRGFYDFGTGPLGDMGCHILDPSFYALDLGHPTSVHAATTHDIPEIAAETYPRACVVNYQFAARGDKPPVKLTWFDGRLMPPIPDGLPGDFELPNNGALLIGEKGIILHKSHGAGGAQILPEARRKAYTDPAPTIERVAQNSAPHEQDWVRACKDGKPASASFEYGGPLTEMVLIGVLAIRMKDHRLEWDGDNLKVTNNAEANALINPPYREGWTL; translated from the coding sequence ATGCAGCACCACGATCTGACCCGCCGCGCTTTCCTGGCCGCCACGACCACCGCCACCCTGTCGGCCTGCGCCACCACGAAGGTGAACACCGCCAACGTGGTGCCCGGCAAGATCTCCCCCAATGAAAAACTCAACGTTGCGGCGGTCGGCATCGGCGGCATGGGCCGCAATAATATCGCCGCCTGCGCGGCCACGGAAAACATTGTGGCCCTGTGCGACGTGGACCATAACCACGCGGGAAAAATCTTCGATCTCTATCCCGGCGCGAAGCGCTTCGTCGATTACCGCGATATGTTCGATAAAGCGGGCAAGGACTTCGATGCGCTCATCGTGGCCACGCCGGATCACACCCACGCGGTGATCTGCATGGCGGCCATCCAGAATGGCAAGCACCTCTATTGCCAGAAGCCCCTGGCCCACACGCTCCACGAGGTCCGCACCATCACGAAAGCGGCCCGCGAAGCGGGTATCCAGACCCAGATGGGCAACCAGGGCCATTCTTCCAACGAGATCCGGTTGGTAAAGGAGTGGATCGACGACGGCGCCATCGGTCCGGTGCGTGAAGTACTTGCCTGGAGCGATCGCCCCGTGGGCGGCGATCCCTGGTCGGACTTCCCCATCATGGCGCGGCCAACAGACACTCCGCCCGTCCCGGAATCCCTGAATTGGGATCTCTGGATCGGCCCGGCGCCCATGCGGCCTTATCACCCCATCTACCACCCCCTGAGCTGGCGCGGGTTCTACGACTTCGGCACAGGCCCTCTGGGCGATATGGGTTGTCACATCCTGGACCCGTCCTTCTATGCGCTCGATCTCGGCCACCCCACCAGTGTCCATGCCGCCACGACCCACGACATCCCCGAGATCGCGGCCGAGACCTATCCCCGGGCCTGTGTGGTGAATTACCAGTTTGCTGCCCGGGGCGACAAGCCGCCGGTAAAGCTCACCTGGTTCGATGGTCGCCTCATGCCTCCGATTCCGGACGGGCTGCCCGGCGATTTCGAGTTGCCCAACAATGGCGCCCTGCTCATCGGCGAAAAAGGCATCATCCTCCACAAGTCCCACGGCGCGGGCGGGGCCCAGATCCTGCCCGAGGCCCGGCGCAAGGCCTACACCGATCCCGCGCCAACCATCGAGCGCGTGGCCCAGAACAGCGCCCCCCACGAGCAGGACTGGGTCCGCGCCTGCAAAGACGGCAAGCCCGCGAGCGCCAGCTTCGAATATGGCGGCCCCCTCACGGAAATGGTGCTCATCGGCGTGCTGGCGATCCGCATGAAGGATCACCGTCTCGAATGGGACGGCGACAACCTGAAGGTGACCAACAACGCCGAAGCCAACGCCCTGATCAATCCGCCCTATCGCGAAGGCTGGACCCTTTGA
- a CDS encoding HupE/UreJ family protein — protein MALSLAGVAFGHGDHSAPLAHREAHLLPLPDQAIALVALAIVFARLETDSGVAPLWTLCLAIVGSVIAGARSSFGLVEYARAIPLIVIGLLLIDPWERSKGWPRTVIALAGTAAGLSYGATLTPDINYFVHAVFFSSLGIMSAVIAAASWKRFYRPWLRIAAKIGGSWMAAIGTILLGGKISNHR, from the coding sequence GTGGCGCTTTCACTTGCAGGCGTTGCCTTCGGTCACGGAGACCACAGCGCTCCCCTTGCGCATCGCGAGGCACACTTGTTGCCTCTTCCCGATCAGGCCATTGCCCTGGTCGCGCTTGCCATCGTCTTCGCGCGTCTTGAGACCGATTCGGGTGTTGCGCCCCTGTGGACCCTGTGCCTGGCCATCGTTGGGAGCGTTATCGCCGGTGCCCGATCTAGTTTCGGCCTTGTAGAATACGCGCGGGCCATTCCGCTCATCGTGATCGGATTGCTGCTGATCGATCCCTGGGAAAGGAGCAAAGGGTGGCCCCGAACCGTTATCGCCCTCGCAGGTACTGCGGCGGGGCTCTCCTACGGCGCGACCCTCACACCCGATATCAACTACTTTGTTCACGCGGTGTTCTTTTCATCTCTCGGGATCATGTCCGCAGTAATCGCGGCGGCCTCGTGGAAGCGTTTCTACCGGCCCTGGCTCCGAATAGCCGCTAAAATAGGGGGAAGCTGGATGGCGGCGATTGGGACGATCCTGCTGGGTGGGAAAATCAGTAACCACCGGTAA
- a CDS encoding HupE/UreJ family protein: protein MRRTTLPVLLGTCGFCAAAAHAHTGTGAMGGFQSGFLHPVLGFDHLLAMFLVGIWGAQLGGQNVWKLPVVFPIIMAVGGCAGAAGLPLPGVEVAIALSVVGLGLCVAIAFKPKEWVTITMVGMFAVFHGYAHGAELPEAADGVSYGMGFVLATGLIHLAGIGFGLAALSRYEGKIARIAGAAMSLVGVYFLLG from the coding sequence ATGCGACGGACTACCTTGCCTGTTCTTCTCGGGACCTGTGGATTCTGTGCCGCCGCGGCCCATGCCCACACGGGCACGGGCGCGATGGGTGGATTTCAAAGCGGTTTTCTTCACCCCGTGCTTGGTTTTGACCACTTGCTGGCGATGTTTCTCGTGGGCATCTGGGGCGCGCAGCTTGGCGGGCAGAATGTCTGGAAATTGCCTGTGGTATTTCCCATTATTATGGCGGTTGGCGGATGCGCGGGCGCGGCGGGCCTTCCCCTTCCAGGCGTGGAAGTTGCAATTGCCCTGTCAGTCGTTGGACTTGGGCTCTGCGTTGCCATTGCCTTCAAGCCAAAGGAGTGGGTCACTATTACGATGGTGGGGATGTTCGCGGTTTTTCATGGTTACGCTCACGGCGCGGAACTTCCCGAGGCCGCCGATGGCGTGTCCTATGGCATGGGATTCGTGCTGGCCACGGGACTGATTCACCTTGCGGGCATTGGGTTTGGCCTGGCGGCCCTCTCCCGGTATGAGGGCAAGATAGCGCGCATTGCCGGAGCGGCCATGTCCCTCGTCGGCGTGTACTTTCTCCTTGGCTAG
- a CDS encoding amidohydrolase family protein, whose amino-acid sequence MDNTTPQTPENQPELVRPPVNYLQLVSSLLVILLVASNLVTWLHFRHKLAGSSATASTSVSEAPANPASPAPQPPLENVYRITNGHDHLYKLEHLDKYLAAAETLGVTRTLFVASSEFTFEGKGAKDKLNDWSSKEILTAAKKHPGKIIPFVTLHPDDPAKIELLKGYMAEGAMGLKLYTGHSNFYDRKLDADEMMPVYAFCEENGLPIVWHINMDKYGDEFERVMEKHPKMYVLLPHFGVGFWKPEGKVIKQMEAMLAKYPNLYVDTSFGTREILVGGLEKVSDNPDIFKEFYRKNQDRIVWGTDMVVTGNSEKTQAWITSVIRACRDLHEKDHYTFWMAAQGSKYAYAGGKNIYGEFRGLGLPPEILKKIYETNIDKLLAGLKKP is encoded by the coding sequence ATGGACAATACAACCCCCCAAACGCCGGAAAACCAGCCCGAACTGGTTCGACCCCCGGTGAACTACCTGCAACTTGTGTCCAGTTTACTGGTTATTCTGCTGGTGGCTTCCAATCTGGTCACCTGGCTTCATTTCCGGCATAAGCTCGCGGGCTCCAGTGCAACGGCCTCAACTTCGGTCTCGGAAGCGCCGGCCAATCCGGCGAGTCCGGCACCGCAGCCGCCGCTGGAGAACGTGTATCGGATTACCAACGGGCACGATCATCTGTACAAGCTGGAGCATCTGGACAAGTACCTGGCGGCCGCGGAGACGCTCGGCGTGACGCGCACACTTTTCGTGGCCAGTTCCGAGTTTACCTTTGAAGGCAAAGGCGCGAAGGACAAGCTGAACGACTGGAGTTCAAAGGAAATTCTCACGGCGGCGAAGAAGCATCCGGGCAAGATCATACCCTTCGTCACGCTTCACCCGGATGATCCGGCGAAAATTGAGCTGTTGAAGGGCTATATGGCGGAAGGGGCCATGGGCCTGAAGCTCTACACGGGGCACAGCAATTTTTACGATCGAAAGCTGGATGCCGATGAAATGATGCCGGTCTATGCCTTCTGCGAGGAGAACGGCCTGCCCATCGTGTGGCACATCAACATGGACAAATACGGCGACGAATTCGAACGGGTGATGGAGAAGCACCCGAAGATGTACGTGCTCCTGCCCCACTTCGGTGTGGGCTTCTGGAAGCCGGAGGGCAAGGTGATCAAGCAAATGGAGGCGATGCTGGCGAAGTATCCCAACCTGTATGTGGATACGAGCTTCGGCACGCGCGAGATCCTGGTGGGCGGTCTGGAGAAGGTCAGCGATAATCCGGACATATTTAAAGAATTTTACCGGAAGAACCAGGATCGTATTGTCTGGGGCACGGATATGGTGGTGACGGGCAACTCGGAGAAGACCCAGGCCTGGATCACGTCGGTCATTCGGGCCTGCCGCGATCTCCATGAGAAGGATCACTATACCTTCTGGATGGCCGCTCAGGGCTCCAAGTACGCCTATGCCGGGGGGAAGAACATCTACGGGGAGTTTCGCGGTCTCGGGTTGCCGCCGGAGATCTTGAAAAAGATCTATGAAACCAATATCGACAAACTGCTGGCGGGATTAAAGAAGCCGTAG